cgagatggaattattgagattacaccaacatgaagaaaatgacaagaaaaagaaaggaattgctcttaaagcatcatcttcaattcaagaagaaagtgatcaggataatgatccagatgatgatgatgatctaagtctttttgtaagaagattcaacaagtttcttaaaataagaggaaatcagaggcgacccaattttaaatcaaagagaaggacagaaaattcatcctcttctctaaaatgctttgaatgcaatcaacctagacatctgagggttgattgtcccatcttcaagaaaaagatggaaaaatctgaaaagaaaaatcatagtgaaaagaaactgaagaaaacATTCATCTTGATCCTTTATTCTACATAGTATACATACAACTAATATTAGTATAGTAGGTTTGCATCTATcttttggaaaaagaaaaaatacacaTCGGTTGCATGTTTTGCATTTTGTTGCATTCTGCATTCTCCTTTTTCATACCACTAAATATTGGATATATTGCATTGGTTATGTTAATGTTGTTGTGTAGAGTCTGCGTGAGTAGTAGAGTATTTTGCATTGAGTAGTAGTGTAGTGTAGTTGTGTAATGTAATTGTGCATTTTGTGTCGTAGAGGTAAACTGACTTGTGGAGTTTGGTTGAACAACTTGGTTTTCAAAGTTTATCCCACACTCTCAGCAAAAGTAACTTTGATAGAGTTAGGTTTGggtcaaaattttcaatttagcaTCTAAATATGAGTTTTAGTGATAGGGGCATGTTGGTCATTTCACATGCAACTAGCTCAGAATGGGCTGAAACTTGGCCAAaatgtggaaaaaaaattcatacatcAAGGTTGTTATGACCCGCCTCGTCACTACAATGTCACTAACTCTAAAAACgtgtaatttcaatttttaaatgaaaatctctattaatttgattatgaaaatgagAGTAAATTTTTCGCGATATACATTAACCAAACAATGCTCAAACACttaaatcaataaatacatacatacatacatacacacacacacacacacacacacacacacacacacacacacacacacacacacacacacacacacacacacacacacacacacacacacacacacacacacacacacatatatatatatatatatatatatatatgtatgtatatctTAAACCATTATATACCATTcacatgacaaaaaataatgtaGTCTTTACATGTATCTAAATCCGAGATTTACATGcccaaataaaaaacaatcatggAGCCACTACAAGGAGttaataacaaaacacaactctatCTCAAAATAATACCAACGTTATCACATCGGTTTGGAGGCTCCCACAAAAAAGAATCTCCCTCCACATCATCTACTATtgttcatctgctcccacgaacgaaACTttgcgatcatcacaggtaccaaccacatggtacaaaattgtaagggtgagtttattataaaagaaactaACAATTATCAAATGCCATAATTAGCAAGAGAAACAACAACAAGTACCATGCGCATACACAATAATCCATCAATTCAACATACAATTAACAACTATTTAGCAACTTTTCCacaattccaatcaatcatgctcagtatgatgcatgcacgtGACCTCAACTCTCTAATGAAATATGGTACCAGTCATCAGGAAATAGCCTCAGCGTGTCCACGTGACACTCACACTTAGGAAAACTAAGcagcaagtgtcgaggtcaTCCTTTTGTGCATTGGCAACTCCCCCCCTATGGTGATTAGCCTAAGtcacaagggagttccaaatcgAGTGACatcccccaagtacaagtattttccctcatgaaaaactacaagtacttacggacaaagtttatactatttccatgcagtTTGAAGTATGGCACATGaccaccatcaatgcactgaccatggataattaaatattctaagCCACCCCTTCACTCTAGatatgcttaaaactctttaaccattcTATTTCTCCCACCAGGGATATCTAACTTGGTCActacaccccccatgtacatacacagcatatatcatcacaatgacattatcaacattaGTAACATCTCAtgtcaatgtcattatcaacattgACATcgtctcatctcaatgtcattatctacatcaacatcatcccatctcaatgtcattctcaacatcaacatcatctcatcttaatgacattatcaacatcaacatcatctcatatcaaaattatcataaacaccaacatcgtctcatatcaattattatctcaataataacatcatctcatatcaatactATCATAAGCACCAACATCGTCtcatatcaattattatcatcaataacaacatcatgagTGATCACATTCCacaaatacatacatacatataaagtTCATTCATGTTTGAGATTCACATTCCCCAAGTCTTTGATAAGTgccaaatttcaattatttttgggattaaattgttagcacttattctttaattgtaatagttttcttataaactatcCTTAGAACTAGTTGTAactatatattgtacatttactaatattgttgtttaaatatgaaatattcatccatgattttgtaggttttgatggttgtttgttagatctAGAAACAAAGCTAAAAGGAAGGGCAAAATGGTCTTCTCATGAAGATTTTAGACCCTAAATTCGCCCAGGCTAACATCTAGCTCACCTGGGCTAAGATATTACTTCAGCCCTAAGCAAGCAACTCACCTGGGAGAATGGTTCCTTCAACACTAAGTCACAAACTCACCCGGGTGAGCtatagctcgcctaggcgaatTTCTCTACACTAAAtggttttttctataaatagtcaTGCAGGGGAAGACGAAAAGAGGAACCAACAACttgatgttggatcaagtggcctcataataattaagaaaagggggttgaattaattattaatgtgtcttgactaattaaaaatttatcattcttaatgttactagattcaacaaggcttttactactaagttaagaaagtaaagaacagaaacaaaaacttaaccaaaagtaaaagtgacaattaaaaatacacagcagaaattaaagagtgtagggaagaagaagacaaacacaagatttatactggttcggcaacaacctgtgcctaactccagtccccaagcaatcaacggttcttgagatttctttcaatcttgtagaaacctttacaagccaaagatccacaagggatgtaccctcccttgttctctttgaacaaccaagtggatgtaccctttacttgaactgatccacaagagatgcacCCTATCTTGTTCTCaatataacaacccaagtagatgtaccctctacttgtgccacaaaggatgtacccttcaaTGGGTTAGGataaagaattctcaggcggttagtcctttgaatctttgtaaggggaaacaaaagatatctcaggcggttagtcctttgaaatcttttgtttaaggggaagggaagagtcaaaagaattctcatacttcaaagttccacttctctccctctttcattccttcaatttcgtgctcccccctctctctttctctccctctttcttttcctccattgaagcatccttccaagcttcttatccaaggctcatcttggtggtgaagctccttcttccatggcttattccctagtggatggcgcctcctctcacctcttctcctttgtcttccgctgcatctccatggtggaaaatcacaattaaaggacctcattgaagctcaaagatccagcctccatagaagccccacaagcaagcttccatcaagtggtaatcagagcacaagagcttcaagtaggtgctccttaaacctccattaattttttgctttaccttctcttccattgttttttcttcatttttctccatgtatctcctcacatgtcttgttctaaatgttgttaacatgattctttagagtttgcatcgattaaacttgctatagaagttagatttgattttctatggttcaaatttcttgttcttgttcttgaaccatgaattgtgttgagtttaggttcctttgagttttgtcttgttattttttgtggctgaagcctaaaccataaaattcttacaaaaatattaaagtagaagaaaacctcaaaaatctagagtgacttgttcacctattgtagttttgtcatagaagtcatgtctagtcatgaaacttgtcacataagatttcttatgttgtgctgaattttattttcttgtttctttgtctaactcatttgttcatgagtgtatgaaattattttagcctattatttgatttgagtcaaatctttcatgttaattagtccttaacatgttcatgcaaaattcttagagagtctttgattgtgaaccttttcttgaacttttaggtttccttatgattgtgtctattgtgaatttgagttttggtgattgaattgctggctgaaatgttgatcctaagtgaatattgaactcctaaaactgtgttaaacaatcctagtgagttcaacatacataggaaggttgaaagtaggcccaaggcaatcaatataccatgcttaaagaaacaaatcgttggtgctggcagcttggacatacaaacttgtaaaaattactgagaattggttacttcgaattttgagctgaaatttttactgaaatttctagaaatctggaaaaaagttataaaaaaataaacaagtgatttggataaaaggaaaaaatacgaaaaatcacacaagttggcaggaaaatcagtatccaggaaaaaaaaagtgaaagggaagtgtgcttgtagttttggctcaaaatttattctataattggtgcctatgttataccaatcttagttccgaaatttcaattgaaaattactatgaaaacaagtgccaaagctagaggtttgttgaatAATTTGTTATAACTAAAGCGGTTGTATAACTAGTTATATatcttaacttaaaaattaattttggtcttcaaaaaatagttttaatctttaaaattaattttaattaaacataaatgattattaatgcataaaatcgattataaaaatgtaataaaataaaaaataaattttttatttatttttaaaacttgttaTATATTCATAACCGCTTATGAATATATACTCAATTATATGACTAGTTGTTTAGCTGTTGTTGATCCCCTTTGGTGGGGttttttcctttaaacttcATTTTTTCCATCCACAAGACTCAAACCCAAGACCTTGCTTAAGGGCACTGAGTCCAGTACCAATCGAATCAATGACTTATTGGTTCATATATTGGTTATTTCATTGTTATGGCTAGATTATTCAAATAACCTAACCATGCATGAATAGCCATAAAGCCAAAGTCCTCAAGAAAATGATACTTTACATAAATTATCTACTTGCACGACTATGTATGCATGCCTAAACTAATCCAACAACCAACTATACCACTAACATAGTATTcctaaaaaaactcaaatttcaaattttggtttttctttttaacttttaattaaatctaatagtttatacacacacacacacacacacatatatgtgtgtgtgtatatatatatatgtatgtatatatatatcaaaaaaatatttcctaaacCTAAGACCTTTTTACCTATAAAagaactttttttgtattttttaaaaataggcactatttcataaatattaaaacaattattaattattatgtacTAATGTAGGAACTAATTCAAcactatattaattattaccTATCATTAATGAGTAAGAAATACTGTAATAATTAAAGCTAGAGATggacatataaaataaaaacaatattaattacTCCCTTCCTTCAAAAATAAGTGTCATACTATGTTTTTTACACATAtcaataaaagttaataaatgcATAAAGAAgagtaataattttacaaaactaatCTTACTATTGAATTAGGTTGTTGAAAAGTTAAAGTGATACTTGTTAGAAGTATTAGtgaaaaacacaaataatattacactGAAAAACTAGCATAACACTCATTTTAggacaaattattttttcaaatgcaacaCTTATTTTGCAATGAGGAAGTATATATTATTACATTTGTATGTTATCCTCTTAAATGGAcagataaacaaaatattaatttcaaattcaataaGATAATTTCATTTCCATTATCTTCCACATATGGTAAgccatttaaatattttattgtaaaatccctttaattatttatggtaCATGAATTTAATTACCACTTTTATGCTAATACACCTTAGATGACCAAAATATCTCTCTAACAAATGTCTCTAACAATACTTTTCCTAAACTAAGTTTAGTTACATCTTAAAAAGAATTATGTAAACAACACAACATCAAACATAAGAAATACACATCAAAGtatgatttttcaaaaattccttCTTGCTCTGAAATGAAAACCTTAGAAAGTAATCATCAAATAACTTTAccaaaaataaatctaaatataaatttaacatattgTCATGTTGGCATTACAAATATATGAAAAGCAACAAGCAAAAATTGTTTAGATGCATTTTAACTTTCATTTTGGGTTAATATAGTTTTGACTCCCTTatctttttatactttaattgttagttccttaaaaaaatattacaacttTTAGTCCtctattaattttcaataaatatttttagttcatCTAAAAAAATTCCATTTTTATTCCCTCGTTTATTTCTATTGTTCAAAATTACTCCCTCTTTTGTCCATTTTAGTCcctcatttattttatgtttgagaATAATTTTgacattcaaaatataaatgaaagtcTAAAactggacaattttttttaagggacCACATAAGATtgctaatgaaaaattaataaaggatTAAAAGTTGTGTAAGAAATGGAGTgactaaaaattagaatttgaaaaaattaagggactaaaaagttaattaatccTTGACTTTTCACTGTTTAGCAACAAGTTAACGTGCATTGAAAAAGAGTGCATATCCATTATGCATGGAAGAATTTATTTACTTTCATAttctttagtaaaaaaaactagttgGAGTAGGTACTCAATTTGAGTCCttgaaattttgataataaactAATTGTTCTAGGCAAACTTGATTTTGAAGAATGTTTTTCAATTCTTCTTGACTTATATTTAGTGGTTTCGATGCACAATTTTCTGGTGTTTTTTGGCCTCATgatgaaccaaaaaaaaaaacatttctcaTATTTGaggagtaaaaaatataatttttaatatgatggACTaaaaacaacatatccaaatttgagtgactaaaaacatatttattaagcCTTTTGGCTTTTGTTTGTAACTTTTAAAACCACTAGTTTTTCATCTATAtactttttggaaagaaaaaaaatagttcctAAGGCTAACACCTTTTCCACCTATGGAAAAAATTTGTGCATTCCAAATAATATGAGtactatttaataaatattaatacaaCTATTGattattatacttttaattagGGAAATAATTCTTGAAAACCCAAAGGGTGTATATACATTGAAAGAAATAGGAAGACAAGAGAGATAAATGATTGATAAAATTGGTGATAAATGATTAATAAGATTAGTGTTCAAATATCACCACTCTTTCACTTATGTACTCATGTAAGAACTAAGTCAAAAAATGTATGTAATCATTAAATAATGAcaaggaaataataataataattaaagtattACATGaactgataaattaataaaatattaattatatttttaatttgtacatTATCTTCTTAAATAGACAgataaagaataaaacaaatattaattttgttatctgAATGAAATTGTCATTTCCTTTATCTCCCATATATGGAAagccaattaaaaattattttattgtaacaCAATTTAGTTACCAAATTTTAAGCTAATACAACTCAGATAACACGAAAAATTCTATATACCAAATGTCTCTAACAGTACTTTCCCTGAATTCAACCTAGTTTCATCTTAAAAAGAGGTTATGTATACAAAACAACATCAAGAAGGAGAAAATCACATCAAAgtaacatttaaatattttactataaactccctctaattatttattatacatgaaTTTAATCACCATTTTTATGTTAATACACCTCAAAATCTCAAATGACTAAATGTCTCTACCAATACTTTTCCTAAACTAAGTCTAGTTACAtcttaaaaagaattatataaacaacacaacaaacatgagaaatacACATCAAAGTAGCATTTCAGAAATTCCTTCTTCTCATTTCTTAACTGTTCTTTTCTAGTGACTGTCATGGCTAGAAAGAAGCTTCGCCATACATACATAAACAACCCCCTAAAGAGGAAAACAAcgttcaagaaaagaaaaaatggttctttctcttccaatttattttaactatatGCTTTATTAGCTAGCTTTGTATCATGCATatttatcttttcataaaatttcaATTCCTAATCATTTCTAATTTCGATCAATTATCCTTATAGATTGCTATGTTTCTCAATAGGTTTTCTCAAGAAGGTTGATGAAATCACTACCCTTTCTGACATTCGAGCATGTGCTATCATTTATACTCTGGATGAACCTGAGCCTAAGGTTTGGCCATCTAACCAGGGACTAGAAAGTGTGATTTCCAGGTTTAGGGGAGTTTCTGAATTGGCACAAAGCAAGAGAATGTTGTGTCAAGAGAACCTTTTGAAAAGAAACATAATGAAAGCTCAGGGAAAATTGATGAAtgaaatcaagaagaaggagatTGGCCTTTTCATGTGTCAATACTTTGCTAGTTGGAACAACCTTGACAATGCAAACATTATTGATCAGAATGATATCACATTGTTGGCTAATAAAAAATTGgagattacaaagaaaaatgaaattctcCAAGTCCAAGAGGTGACACCAGCTATTGAAAATGGAGGAGAAACCATGACTGAAGGAGAGCAAACACTTGTGGCCAATGTGGATGCCATGCCAAATCTGAATTGGTCTAATGACAACATCGATGATGGTGATGGGGATGGGATCGATGTGAAGATTGGAAGATGTTAATGTCTTAACCAATTTATCCCTTAAAATTTGTGATGCAGGTATGAATTTATTTACTTTCATATtctttattagaaaatacaagATGGAGTAGGTACTCAATTTTAGTCCTTGGCATTTTGTTAAGAAACTAATTGTGCTGGGAGAACTTGATGCACAAGCTAATATGCTAGATATGAGCTAAAAGATTTTGTGGTTTTGATGCACAATTTATCATGGTTTTTTGCTGCGTGatgaattaaaagaaacatTTCCGAAAAAGTTGTGATGGTCAAAAATTCATACCAATccacaaaatattttgaatttttaggtAATAAGTTTTTTTCCTAGTCATATCAATAAGGCCATGAAATTTCGATTTATTTATCTCTTATTTTACATAGAATGGATTTACCCAAACTTCATATTTGgggagtaaaaaatataatttttaatatgagggactaaaaacatatttattaagcCTTTTGGTTTTCGTCTATAACTTTTAAAACTGGTAGTTTTCATCTATATACTTTTGAGTAGAAAAATAGTTCCTAAAGCTAACAACTTTTCCACCCATGGAAGAAACAAAATTTGTGTATTCCAAATAATATGTGACTGAAAGAGGAaaatagagagaaataaaaagaaaataagataaatgattGATAAGATTGGTGATATTATGTGACTGAAAGAGGAAAATAGAGAGAAATCAAGGTATTGATGGAGTGTTTGTAGATAATGAGTGTTCAAATATCACCACTCTTTCAGTCGTGTACTTACTTAAAAACTAAATCAAAACAATGTAATCATCACCTGTCATTCATGAGAaggaaatataataattatttatcttgtaGCATGCATatttatcttttcataaaattttaatttctaaccaTTTCTCACTTTTGATCCTTTATCCTTATGGACTGCAATGTTTCTCAACAGGTTTGCTCAAAAAGGTTGGTGAAATCACTACTCTTTGTGACATTCAAGCGTGTGCTATCATTTATACTCCAGATGAACCTAAGGCTGAGGTTTGGCCATATGACCAGAGAGTGGATAGTGTCATTTCTAGGTTTAGGGGAGTTTTTGAATTGGCAATAAGCAAGAGAATGTTATGTTAAGagaaccattaaaaaaaaacataatcaaagCCCAGGGGCAGCTGAAGAAACTGAGGAATGAAAACAGGAAGAAGGAAATTGGCCTTTTCATGTGTCAATACTTTGATGATGGGAACAACACTGACAATGACAACATTATTGATTTGAATAATATCACATTCTTGGTTGATAAAAAATTGGAGGAGATTACGAAGAAAATTGAAATGCTCTAAGTCCAAGAGGTGACACCAGCTATTGAAAATGGAGGAGAAACCATGACTGAAAGAGAGCAAGCACTCGTGGACAATATGGATGTGATGCCAAATTTGAATTGGTCTAATGACAACATCAATGTTGTTGGTGAGTATTGGGTTTATTTGAACATTGGAAGATGTTAATGATGAGAGCGGTTGGCTTAACCAATTCATCCCTTGAAAAAGGTGATGCTTAGCTTCATGGCAGGGTTTCAATTATCTCTCTTGTTGGAActgttctattttttattgtcatgtATTTTTGTCTTTAACTGTGTCCATGCTTAGACACAAGAATAATAccaaataaaattgaaactttgTGGCTATATTTTAAGGATTATACTGTCTTTCATATGTGCAGAATGTCAGTAGTATACATTATCATACCTTGAATGAATTATAATGCACAtcttgtgacaccctctaccccacacatatatgtactaataataaaagaaataattaaaaaaaattaaacttaattcaagtttttaaaatatatttaaatacaagcctttcaagaggGTAGTATGCTCACATTCACCTTTcaaacatcatcataaaactcttctaaataaataataaattcacttcgGCTTAAACAAGGCCGTCTATAAAATCATATaccccaatgccacatcctatTAGAGCGTTGTGTCccaacgtccttcagcacatggttccttaaagcaattcacctagtcatctgctcccccgaacacaaagttcaagatcatcacaggatccaaacacaaacaacacacagggagtaagttatcacattcctaactaatagagaaacaagataactagatatacatatcatataaaccaaataaaacttagttacacgtaattccaccactttgtcattcaaagttcacttttcaatcatcaatcacattacacaagaatcacacgctctgatcaagacataataacacatcaatttcataataaacaattagcaagcacatgagacaattatgctaagactcaagcctatatgcaatgtggtaccatgtcagtgaaaaaccacccaggggcgcttaggagtacataacaagacacaccacacaatgagtttgtcaggtcactctcactaagtaagatcatagggagaccagtcagggtcacgatgttttgcaagaatgctccaaccatatgggatcaacataggcttaaaggagcactcaaacccgatgacccccaaggcctacactccgaagagtccgtcagggcctctccctcctgattcaggtccaacccctaaaatcattttagcacacaaacactgctcgtgaattatacaatacccatgacctcacactcatgtgttaaacacgtacaacatattgcgctacaatttaacactggttcctaaataggaagccta
The nucleotide sequence above comes from Glycine soja cultivar W05 chromosome 11, ASM419377v2, whole genome shotgun sequence. Encoded proteins:
- the LOC114372946 gene encoding agamous-like MADS-box protein AGL80 is translated as MARKKLRHTYINNPLKRKTTFKKRKNGFLKKVDEITTLSDIRACAIIYTLDEPEPKVWPSNQGLESVISRFRGVSELAQSKRMLCQENLLKRNIMKAQGKLMNEIKKKEIGLFMCQYFASWNNLDNANIIDQNDITLLANKKLEITKKNEILQVQEVTPAIENGGETMTEGEQTLVANVDAMPNLNWSNDNIDDGDGDGIDVKIGRC